In one Populus nigra chromosome 12, ddPopNigr1.1, whole genome shotgun sequence genomic region, the following are encoded:
- the LOC133669555 gene encoding transcription factor bHLH94-like: MALEAAVFQQDWFGHSSKELYSFPGGNWSYDFGLDQNEEDQDKSCSSYFLENQTETFLHGDWNPLPPPDSMVHPFSDLQLTCSNIPSLSEASINAANGLMSTPPTSDHHHHLGESSAMPATRVKRRRSRSKKNKEEIENQRMTHIAVERNRRKQMNEYLSVLRSLMPESYVQRGDQASIIGGAINFVKELEQKLQVLGACKEMKEKPNGDDQQHVSSLPFSKFFIFPQYTTSSIHCESSAGKDEKLMKSKSAIADIEVTMVESHANLKIRSKRRPKQLLKVVSALHSMRLTVLHLNVSTVDQIVLYSLSVKVEDDCKLSSVDEIATAVYQMLGRIQEESMLNC, encoded by the exons ATGGCATTAGAGGCTGCAGTCTTTCAACAAGACTGGTTTGGCCACAGCAGCAAAGAACTCTACAGTTTTCCAGGTGGGAATTGGAGCTATGACTTTGGCCTAGACCAAAATGAAGAAGATCAAGACAAAAGCTGCTCTTCTTATTTTCTCGAGAACCAAACAGAAACATTTCTTCATGGGGATTGGAACCCTTTGCCGCCACCTGATTCCATGGTGCATCCCTTCAGTGATTTGCAATTGACTTGTAGCAACATTCCATCCTTATCAGAAGCTAGCATTAATGCAGCAAATGGATTAATGAGTACTCCTCCAACTAGTGATCATCATCACCACTTGGGTGAATCATCAGCAATGCCTGCTACTCGTGTTAAGAGAAGGAGGTCAAGGagtaaaaagaacaaagaagagaTTGAGAATCAGAGAATGACTCACATTGCTGTAGAGAGAAACCGAAGAAAGCAAATGAATGAGTATCTTTCAGTTCTGAGATCTTTAATGCCTGAGTCCTACGTTCAAAGG GGTGATCAAGCTTCAATTATTGGAGGCGCTATTAATTTTGTCAAGGAGCTTGAACAAAAGTTACAAGTTCTTGGTGCCTgtaaagaaatgaaagaaaaaccaaaTGGTGATGATCAGCAACATGTTTCTTCACTGCCTTTCTCTAAATTCTTTATATTTCCACAGTACACAACAAGCTCAATTCATTGCGAAAGCTCGGCTGGCAAGGATGAAAAACTGATGAAGTCTAAATCTGCTATAGCTGACATAGAAGTGACCATGGTGGAGAGTCATGCGAACCTCAAAATAAGATCGAAAAGGCGGCCGAAACAGCTCTTGAAGGTTGTTTCTGCGCTGCATAGTATGCGGCTCACTGTTCTTCACCTAAATGTCTCAACAGTTGATCAAATTGTGCTTTATTCTCTAAGTGTCAAG GTAGAAGATGATTGTAAGCTGAGTTCTGTGGATGAGATTGCTACAGCTGTGTATCAGATGCTAGGTAGGATTCAAGAAGAGTCTATGCTGAATTGTTAG
- the LOC133669284 gene encoding tropinone reductase homolog At2g29150-like, whose product MEKRWSLQGMTALVTGGTKGIGYAVVDELAALGAIVHTCARNQDQLNERIREWNEKGFKVTGSVCDVSSDAEREKLMEEVSSRFDGKLNILVNNAGTNIYKATLDYTAEDFTSLMNTNLQSAFHLSQLAHPLLKASGAGKIVFMSSIGSVVSVNTQYPLYSASKGAMNQLTRNLACEWAKDNIRVNGVAPWFVRTPLTAHSLDDESIAKEVFNRTPMRRVGEPGEVSSVVAFLCLPAPGFLTGQIICVDGGMSVNGFSMG is encoded by the exons ATGGAGAAGAGATGGTCTCTCCAAGGAATGACGGCTCTTGTCACTGGTGGAACCAAAGGGATTGG TTATGCTGTTGTGGATGAGTTGGCAGCGCTAGGGGCAATCGTGCATACATGTGCGAGGAACCAAGACCAGCTCAATGAACGCATCCGTGAATGGAATGAGAAGGGTTTTAAAGTTACTGGTTCAGTCTGTGATGTATCCTCTGATGCTGAAAGAGAGAAGCTGATGGAGGAGGTTTCCTCTCGCTTTGATGGTAAACTTAATATCCTT GTAAACAATGCTGggacaaacatatataaagcaACCTTAGATTACACAGCTGAGGATTTCACATCTCTCATGAACACAAACCTTCAATCTGCTTTCCATTTGTCCCAACTTGCACATCCCCTTTTGAAAGCTTCAGGGGCTGGAAAGATTGTCTTCATGTCTTCCATTGGTAGTGTGGTATCTGTAAACACTCAGTATCCTTTGTATTCAGCTTCTAAAG GTGCAATGAACCAACTTACAAGGAATTTGGCGTGCGAATGGGCTAAGGACAATATAAGGGTTAACGGAGTTGCACCCTGGTTCGTCCGAACTCCACTCACAGCACAT AGTCTGGATGATGAGAGCATTGCGAAGGAGGTTTTCAATCGAACCCCCATGAGACGCGTTGGGGAACCAGGGGAGGTCTCTTCTGTTGTCGCATTTCTATGCTTGCCTGCACCAGGTTTCTTAACAGGACAAATCATATGCGTTGATGGAGGGATGTCAGTGAATGGCTTTTCCATGGGTTGA